The Mus musculus strain C57BL/6J chromosome 2, GRCm38.p6 C57BL/6J genome has a window encoding:
- the Il1f9 gene encoding interleukin-36 gamma, producing MENNEKKNIVYGSDVEMEHERAGLFVSSAMFSKHPFSTHISGRETPDFGEVFDLDQQVWIFRNQALVTVPRSHRVTPVSVTILPCKYPESLEQDKGIAIYLGIQNPDKCLFCKEVNGHPTLLLKEEKILDLYHHPEPMKPFLFYHTRTGGTSTFESVAFPGHYIASSKTGNPIFLTSKKGEYYNINFNLDIKS from the exons atggaaaacaatgaaaaaaaaaacattgtgtaTGGAAGTGATGTTGAGATGGAACACGAGAGAGCTGGGCTATTTGTATCTTCAGCTATGTTTTCTAAACACCCATTTTCTACACACATCTCAG GAAGAGAAACTCCTGACTTTGGGGAGGTTTTTGACTTGGACCAGCAGGTGTGGATCTTTCGTAATCAGGCCCTTGTGACAGTTCCACGAAGCCACAGAGTAACCCCAG TCAGCGTGACTATCCTCCCATGCAAGTACCCAGAGTCTCTTGAACAGGACAAAGGGATTGCCATTTATTTGGGAATTCAGAATCCAGATAAATGCCTGTTTTGTAAGGAAGTTAATGGACACCCTACTTTGCTGCTAAAG GAAGAGAAGATTTTGGATTTGTACCACCACCCTGAGCCAATGAAGCCATTCCTGTTTTACCACACCCGGACAGGTGGAACATCCACCTTTGAATCAGTGGCTTTCCCTGGCCACTATATTGCCTCCTCCAAGACTGGCAACCCCATCTTCCTCACATCAAAAAAGGGAGAATATTACAACATTAACTTCAATTTAGATATAAAGTCTTAA